DNA sequence from the Deltaproteobacteria bacterium genome:
ACCGGCAGGCCTGGAAGGAGAGCGGCCACAATCCGGACAAGATGCTCCGCGAACTCTCCCCCGAGATCCTCGCCGCCGCAGCCCAAAATCCAGATTACCTGCGGCATTACCACGTGGTGATGTCCCTTTTTCAAGCTTACATGAACCAGATCCGAAATCCTAGATGCAACGGTGAGGTCGAGCTGGAATTTACGGTTGGAATGGCATCGAATGACAGTGTTTTTTAAAAACGTGCCTCAATTCCTCATCGGCGACGGCACAGTCGATGCTGTCGCTTAACGTCGTATTTACAAAGCATTCAAGAAGGTCTTTGTCCGACGCATCTATTTCAGACAAATGCAATGTTTGTCTGATGCGATTGACAAGTTCTTTCTTTTTGGGGTTCAATTGATTTCTCCTCATGGAATGGAATCAGGAAGGAGTCTATGCCGGCCGGATAGATGTCGCTTCGTAGAAGGACCTGAGGTTCCTGTCGCGCCTCAGGGTCGATATTTCACGATAAAAATACCGATGAAGGCAATGGTAACGAAGCAGGAAACCATTAAGGCCGAGATAATCAATATTGTCGACAATTCCATGCTATTTACCTGTAAAGTCAAATGATAACGCGTTATTCAGAAAGATTACCGGCTATTATGGGGCGGTCCTTCAACTGCATGATGTCAGTCTT
Encoded proteins:
- a CDS encoding DUF3417 domain-containing protein — encoded protein: MPTPESACIHLPEGIEGLRDLASNLWWSWYPRARMLFKMLNRQAWKESGHNPDKMLRELSPEILAAAAQNPDYLRHYHVVMSLFQAYMNQIRNPRCNGEVELEFTVGMASNDSVF